The region GCAAATACGCCTGGCGGCGAGATAAGTCCCGCGCGCGGCGCCATGATACTGGATTGCTTCGCGCGCGTAATCAGAACAGGAAGGGTAAAAACGGCACCGGTTGCCGAGCATGGGGCTGACGGCAACCTTATAGAAACGCAATAAAGCGA is a window of Paraburkholderia phytofirmans OLGA172 DNA encoding:
- the yidD gene encoding membrane protein insertion efficiency factor YidD, whose translation is MQTVLIALLRFYKVAVSPMLGNRCRFYPSCSDYAREAIQYHGAARGTYLAARRICRCHPFSAGGIDLVPPPTSEKR